A single genomic interval of Phaeodactylum tricornutum CCAP 1055/1 chromosome 5, whole genome shotgun sequence harbors:
- a CDS encoding predicted protein, whose amino-acid sequence MTRSGISVALRRTANLAGWCLLLWSTGSGTGPTFSANAQFACTFAAGDEPSCIAATADAGAHCVWCQVTSFGFCVTETQAEGMEQSLPGVECERYQGDDDDAAPQTDDDSVAPTTDDNVVPTDDAIPDDFWKCLKAKTEEACSGDCVWCDTKGGFGLCMTGPAAENAEESDWFTCKQKSQDALVGHDTTPLQDPYDSSCVLAYLEDPTQEGCTSAMDEDGNACEWCDLAGVTNLCLNEEQAEAGAQLGITCDASGATTTTMLRKQAAPAQDPYDPSCLVAFLQDQSQESCSSAIDQDGTPCEFCSLSGALDLCLTKEQADAGAALGITCTKYQSLDVEEEVVEDDPYDPSCLMAFLQDASKESCTTAVDQDGAPCQWCDLSGISNLCLTASQGDMAQQFGITCEPNADLDAPDAVSVKVEDAGDPYDPSCALAFFQDQSKEACINAIDEDGNACEFCTLQNALALCLTEEQAQVGEGIGISCEKEEADLLDQEDAVASDLYDSSCVLAFLSDQSRESCYEALDQDGAPCKFCSLSGVCDEHKQAIEVQESSGASRVGELHVISVQQTSEVQVPSDFWECLENYEEDGCNQAACTWCSSEVGMGFCLADPAARALAECNFFDCDYSHGGNGKAESQEKNDSIIAPYDTNCLNAGMQAGNEGEAVCADTTDLDGNSCVWCDAAGVFGICLSSEQASQAGQFLTCEANTLSVAAE is encoded by the exons ATGACGCGTTCGGGAATATCCGTAGCGCTACGCCGTACGGCGAATCTCGCGGGGTGGTGCCTGTTGCTGTGGAGTACCGGTTCCGGTACCGGTCCCACGTTCTCGGCGAATGCGCAGTTCGCCTGTACGTTTGCGGCGGGAGACGAGCCTTCGTGTATTGCGGCGACGGCGGATGCGGGAGCGCACTGCGTCTGGTGTCAGGTGACTAGTTTTGGGTTCTGCGTGACGGAAACGCAAGCGGAAGGCATGGAGCAGAGTCTGCCCGGCGTCGAATGCGAACGGTACCAAGgagatgacgacgacgccgcccCCCAGACGGATGATGACAGTGTGGCGCCAACGACGGACGACAATGTGGTTCCCACGGATGACGCCATTCCGGATGACTTTTGGAAGTGCCTCAAGGCCAAGACGGAAGAAGCCTGCTCCGGTGATTGTGTCTGGTGCGATACCAAGGGAGGATTTGGTCTCTGTATGACCGGACCCGCTGCCGAGAACGCCGAGGAATCGGACTGGTTCACCTGCAAACAAAAGTCGCAGGATGCGCTCGTCGGGCACGACACTACTCCCCTACAAGACCCCTACGACTCCTCCTGTGTCTTGGCGTATCTGGAAGATCCCACCCAAGAAGGATGCACATCCGCCATGGATGAAGACGGAAACGCTTGTGAATGGTGCGACTTGGCTGGTGTCACCAACCTTTGTTTGAACGAAGAACAAGCCGAAGCCGGCGCGCAACTCGGCATTACCTGCGACGCTAGTGGcgctaccaccaccaccatgtTGCGCAAGCAAGCCGCCCCCGCACAAGACCCCTACGATCCGTCTTGTCTCGTGGCCTTTTTGCAAGATCAGTCCCAGGAAAGTTGCTCCTCGGCTATCGACCAAGATGGTACCCCGTGCGAGTTTTGCAGCTTGTCCGGAGCCTTGGACCTCTGTCTTACGAAGGAACAAGCCGACGCCGGTGCCGCTTTGGGCATTACCTGTACCAAGTACCAGAGTCTCGATGTTGAGGAAGAAGTGGTCGAGGATGACCCCTACGATCCCTCTTGCCTGATGGCTTTTTTGCAGGACGCTTCCAAGGAAAGTTGCACCACGGCCGTCGATCAAGACGGAGCACCGTGCCAATGGTGTGACTTGAGTGGTATTTCCAATCTGTGCCTCACGGCGTCGCAAGGGGATATGGCGCAGCAATTCGGTATTACTTGCGAACCCAACGCCGACCTGGATGCTCCGGATGCCGTTTCGGTAAAAGTCGAAGACGCTGGAGATCCTTACGATCCCTCCTGTGCGTTGGCCTTTTTCCAAGATCAAAGCAAGGAAGCCTGTATTAAtgccattgacgaagacgGTAACGCCTGCGAATTCTGTACGCTTCAAAACGCGCTTGCCCTTTGTTTGACCGAAGAGCAGGCTCAAGTTGGTGAAGGTATCGGCATTTCGTGTGAAAAGGAGGAAGCGGATTTACTCGATCAAGAAGACGCTGTGGCAAGCGACTTGTACGATTCGAGCTGTGTCTTGGCTTTTTTGTCGGATCAGTCACGGGAAAGTTGCTACGAGGCCCTCGACCAAGACGGTGCCCCTTGCAAGTTTTGCAGTTTGTCCGGAGTT TGCGACGAGCATAAGCAAGCCATCGAGGTGCAGGAGTCCAGTGGTGCGAGCCGCGTCGGTGAGCTTCATGTCATCTCCGTCCAGCAAACCTCCGAGGTGCAGGTGCCCAGTGACTTTTGGGAATGCCTCGAAAATTACGAAGAAGATGGCTGCAACCAGGCGGCCTGTACCTGGTGTAGCTCTGAGGTCGGTATGGGCTTTTGCTTGGCGGATCCGGCCGCCCGAGCTTTGGCTGAGTGCAactttttcgattgcgaCTACAGTCATGGCGGCAATGGCAAGGCTGAAAGCCAAGAAAAGAACGACTCGATCATCGCTCCCTACGACACGAATTGCTTGAACGCGGGTATGCAGGCGGGCAATGAAGGTGAGGCGGTGTGTGCCGACACCACCGACCTGGATGGAAATTCGTGCGTCTGGTGTGACGCTGCTGGTGTATTTGGAATTTGTCTCTCGTCGGAACAGGCCTCCCAGGCGGGACAATTCTTGACGTGTGAGGCGAACACACTTTCGGTGGCTGCGGAATAA
- a CDS encoding predicted protein gives MVHSNMANTLLLLLSALPVIFAQVHQEVVGLQSNVIVIELQNPGRPLRAVTSDRGTACSEQVTDRLALEMYGWWHDELQDIFGKENFELGVLRPVTAAATASGSNQGPVTLEATFDCKVCGQKQWTTDKSIHNVASLLQWFTQHMMEEWLTENIDIVEITSCMGPMDQIEAVLRIQKATGLKDQPVTTLAAGNKMFYKSGAQVYPFVE, from the coding sequence ATGGTCCACTCCAACATGGCGAACACTTTGCTACTACTCCTCAGCGCGTTGCCCGTGATCTTTGCCCAAGTCCACCAAGAAGTTGTCGGCTTGCAATCGAATGTGATTGTGATTGAACTACAAAATCCCGGGCGTCCTCTACGAGCCGTCACTTCCGATCGCGGTACGGCCTGTTCCGAGCAAGTAACGGATCGCTTGGCGTTGGAAATGTACGGTTGGTGGCACGATGAGTTGCAGGACATTTTTGGCAAAGAGAATTTCGAGTTGGGCGTTCTCCGGCCCGTCACGGCGGCCGCCACAGCTTCGGGTAGCAATCAAGGTCCAGTCACTTTGGAGGCCACTTTTGACTGCAAAGTGTGTGGTCAGAAGCAGTGGACGACGGACAAGTCGATTCACAACGTGGCCTCTCTACTGCAGTGGTTCACGCAACACATGATGGAGGAATGGCTGACGGAGAATATCGATATTGTCGAGATTACCAGCTGTATGGGTCCGATGGATCAAATCGAGGCGGTTCTACGAATTCAAAAGGCCACAGGGTTGAAGGATCAGCCTGTGACAACTCTCGCCGCCGGCAACAAGATGTTTTACAAGAGCGGTGCCCAGGTATATCCCTTTGTCGAGTAG